The nucleotide window CATGCTCTGTGCCTGGTCGAAGGTGACTGGCGCGGTGCCGCGGCCGGCGTACCAGGAGCCGAGGCTCAGGCCGGCGGTGCCGAACAGCGCCGCGCCGAGCAGCACCATTGCGACCTGCCGTAGTCGATTTCTCACCGATGAGCCCCTTCCCTGGTGCGGGGGAGCGTAGCCAAGACGAACCGGCTCTGGCTGCCCCGCGAGAGGGGAGGGGAGCGCGAGGTGGTCGTACCCTTGGCGCGGTGACGTCCGATTCGTTGCGCCGCGCCCTCACCGCCCCCGCGGACCCGCCGCTCCGGCCTTTGCCCGACCAGGTCGTGGCCCTGCTGGAGGCGCTGCACGCGCCGCCGCGCCTCGCCGCGCACCTGCGGGCCGTGCACGACGTGGCCGCGCAGCTCACCGATGCGATGGCGCACCGGTTCCCGCAGCTCCCGTTCGACAGCGAGGCGGTGCTCTTCGGCGCCGCCACCCACGACATCGGCAAGGTCCGGCATCCGGAGGAGCTGTCCGGGCCCGGTTCCGCGCACGAGCCCGCCGGTTACGAGCTGCTGCTCCAGCACGGCGTCACCGAGTCGTCGGCCCGGTTCGCGCGC belongs to Micromonospora ureilytica and includes:
- a CDS encoding HD domain-containing protein, with the protein product MTSDSLRRALTAPADPPLRPLPDQVVALLEALHAPPRLAAHLRAVHDVAAQLTDAMAHRFPQLPFDSEAVLFGAATHDIGKVRHPEELSGPGSAHEPAGYELLLQHGVTESSARFARDHASWHQNGVGVDDLLVSVADKVWKGKRVTDLEELLVDRLADVTGRERWSVFLDLDDILDQIAADADRRLAFQATHPVRG